Within the Sulfurimonas hongkongensis genome, the region TTTATATCAGCTTTTAACTCATTTATCTCTATGTAGTCAGTCTCATCTATATCTTTACTACACATTTTCTTATAAATCTTCTCACCCATTGCATATACTTTTTTCTCTTTTTTACTTTGAGTAAGAGCATTATCACTCTTTAGAGATTTTTGTGCAGCTTTTATTGCCTCATCAAAGGTAACTATCTTACCTTTATACTTTTTTACATGTTCCTCTGCATCAGCCTTTGTTTTAAAAGCTAGCTTAGAGACTCTACTCATAGTACCTTTAACATCTGAGCCAAGAACATAAAAAGCATCACTAGCATCTATAAGTTTTTCACTCTTAGCATCTACAACCTTGATGCTAGAATTATCAATCCCATACTCTTTTTTATCTTGAACTAAACATCGTATAGAGCAGTATTGTCTTGGGGTTTTGTTCTTAAGCTCTGCGGTATGAGAAGTTTTATAAAACATCTTTATATTCATCCCACAAACAGGACACCACTCCTTTTCTGTTCCTTTTTGCACTAAGTGAGGTTCACTTGATGAGACTTTAGAAAAGTTATGCGCGCTAAGGCCCAAAAAGAGTGTTAGTAAAATAATTATTGCTTTCATTGTGATCCTTAAATCAAAAAATAATTCTATCTAAATATAATTATTATAACTTAAAAGCATAGTAAATCTATATCTATCTTTTACCTAAGTAAATTCCAACTGCTTGGAGTTTTTTACCCTTAATATCTCCGCAAAGATTACTTGACATCACGTAGGCTTTAGCCTCAGCAGTTGTGCTAAATTTTTTATCTGTTTTTTTACACATTTTGCTATATATCATCTCACCTTTTTTGGCCATTTTAGCTTGTTTTTTAGCTATCATTTTCATTTCACCCTCTAATGCCTTTGTCGCTAACTTATAAGTTTCTTTAAAATTCATAAGTTCTCCGCCAAACTCGTTCTTAAAGTCCTTTGCATCCTCAGCATTAGCAAATGCGTACTTACTTGTCATACTCATAGTACCTTTTTTAGAGCTTCCTACTACATAGTGAGCACTTTGTGCATCTATGAACTTTAGACTCTTAGCATCTACTACTTTGATATCTTTTAGAGAGTTGTTGTTTTTGAGATTTGTCTCAGCTAAACAGTGAAGTGAGCAGTACTGCTCTGTATGATCGTTATGAGTCGCTGCGTGGTTTGTTTTGTAAAACATAGGAAGTGTCATTCCACATGTTGGACAGTACATCTTAGCATCGCCATCTTGAAGGATTGTTGCCTTATTCATAGGTACAGCTTGAAACATCTGCATCTCTTTGTTTTTTTGAGGTTTACCCTCACCCATAGCTCCAAACAATATAGTGCCAAGCACTAAAATACTCGCGATAATCTTACTCATTTTCTATCCTTTTTCTTATGATTTACATAATCATACAAAATAATAGTTAAATAAGTGTTAAGTTTAAGTAAATCTTAAAAGAAGCAATCTTCTTATAAAAAGAACTAAAAGCCCTACAGCTAGGATTTTAAAGTCAAGCTCACTAGCTATATGAACATTTCTAAAAGTATCACTCTGGGTCGCTTCAATGCCGATAGCTTGCATTGATAGGATTTTAGGTAAGTAAACTGCACTAAACATCAAAGATGAAAAAACTACTGTTACAGAACTTGCAAAAACTATAGCATCCCTTTGTCCTAGTTTATACATCACAGATTCATAGATGATAACTACAGTAGCAATAAAATAAATCCAGTAACTAAATCTACGAAATA harbors:
- a CDS encoding nitrous oxide reductase accessory protein NosL — its product is MKAIIILLTLFLGLSAHNFSKVSSSEPHLVQKGTEKEWCPVCGMNIKMFYKTSHTAELKNKTPRQYCSIRCLVQDKKEYGIDNSSIKVVDAKSEKLIDASDAFYVLGSDVKGTMSRVSKLAFKTKADAEEHVKKYKGKIVTFDEAIKAAQKSLKSDNALTQSKKEKKVYAMGEKIYKKMCSKDIDETDYIEINELKADIKNSKLCKPMDEKKLQALALYLWEIKRFGDLKSIEGKIEVTEDEKCPICGMFVYKYPKWAAQIFYADKHYSFDGVKDLMKYYFLNKDGISKILVTDYYSQKAIEARESFFVVGSDVYGPMGDELIPFAKLEDAKTFSLDHKGKKILKFDEIDELVIRKLDE
- a CDS encoding nitrous oxide reductase accessory protein NosL — its product is MSKIIASILVLGTILFGAMGEGKPQKNKEMQMFQAVPMNKATILQDGDAKMYCPTCGMTLPMFYKTNHAATHNDHTEQYCSLHCLAETNLKNNNSLKDIKVVDAKSLKFIDAQSAHYVVGSSKKGTMSMTSKYAFANAEDAKDFKNEFGGELMNFKETYKLATKALEGEMKMIAKKQAKMAKKGEMIYSKMCKKTDKKFSTTAEAKAYVMSSNLCGDIKGKKLQAVGIYLGKR
- a CDS encoding DUF4149 domain-containing protein; the protein is MRKRIYVDFSYLVILAATFGAVIVLGAVAAPVVFNPNKILVGISIDHFNSGIIMGEIFRRFSYWIYFIATVVIIYESVMYKLGQRDAIVFASSVTVVFSSLMFSAVYLPKILSMQAIGIEATQSDTFRNVHIASELDFKILAVGLLVLFIRRLLLLRFT